A region of the Deltaproteobacteria bacterium genome:
TATCCGAATTCAAGAAGTATGGATTTAAGGGCAGAGTCACCAAGCCATTCAGTGTCGCCGCCCTGAGTGAAACCCTCTATCAGGTATTAAACCCTCAGGGTCCCGGGGGACGACACATAGAATGAAAATGGAATTAAAGAGCCCCTACCCCCCACAGATTAAAATCCCCCCTACCCCTGCCAACGTACAGCATTATATATAAAAAAATAAAGTATGCGCCTTATTTACCTTCTGACTCTTTTGATGGTCTAATCATTTAAAAAGATGCAAAAGCCGCAGTGATGATCAGCGGATATTTCAGATAACGGAGTTTAACGATGAACCGATGGATAGGCGTGTGGGTTGGTTTATGTCTGGCCTTGTCGGCCTTGTTCCCCCCCTTTTCGGCTGCCGATGAGCCGGCCACCACTGTAGGCCGTGTCTATTATATCAAAGGGAGCCTTCTTAGGTTTATTGATGCCGAACAGGACTGGGTGGCTGTGGTCAAAGATGCCCCCTTCACTACGGGGGATACCTTCTATACGGGAAGCCAGGGGAGAGCGGAATTGATCGTCCCCAACGGGACCTGGGTCAGAATGGGGAAGGGCACCCAGATGCAATTCATCGCCCTGTATTCCGACCTGTCCGAAACGGATGTGGCTTCCGGTGTGGCCCGTTTTTATAACAAAAGCTCTCATACGGTCGTCAAATCCACCTGTCCCTTTGGCTATGTCCTGGCCGATCCAGGGGCGGTCTTCGACTTTTATGTGGGCGAAAACTCTGTGGAAGTGGTGGCTCTGGGCGGAAAGGTCGGTTTCATCCATTCGGCAACCAACGCCAGGTACGAAGTCTCGGCAGGCTCTTCATCGATCCTGGCCGACCGGCAACTGGTGGTCTCCGGCGAGGGGACCGTCGACCCTGAATGGGATCGATGGAACGCCAGGCGTGAAAACTTTTGGGCGGCCAAAACCAGCGCCGGGGCAAGATCTGCCGAATATCTTCCCCACAGCCTTCATTATGACGCCCATGCCCTTGATGAGAACGGCACCTGGGAAAACGTCTATTACCAAGGTCAACCCTGTTGGGTCTGGCGGCCTATTGCCATTGGCCCTGGTTGGTCGCCTTTCACCGTGGGCCGCTGGACCGATTGGTACGGGGACTTGACCTGGATCCCGGCTGAACCCTTCGGGTATCTTACCCATCATTACGGGAACTGGATCTACCTGAACCATCGCTGGTGTTGGGCCCCGCCGGTGGCTGTGGTGAGCAGGGGTCTCCCCCTGCTCAATGTGGGTTTTTTCTGGTATCCCGGAAGGGTGTCCTGGATCCATCATGGAACCCATGTGGGCTGGATCCCCCTGTCCCCCCATGAGCCCTATTACTGCCACCGTAACTGGGGAGGCCCTCATACCATCGTCGTCAATCAGGTCAACATCACCCGGATCCACGTCGATGTCCGTAATTATACCTATGTCAGCCAGGCCATTGTCGTCAATCGGGACCATTTCTTCGGCGTCCGAACCTACCGGAATGTCCGCGTGACCGATATGAACCAGAACGCCATCGTCAGCCGCTACCGGGCTGCCCCGGTAATCAATGATACGGTAATAACCGATTATAGGGACCTGCGACAACGGTTCAACTTCACAACCGCAAGAGTAAACGAGAAACCTCATCTTACTGTAATAAACCGAATCAGGCAGAATGAAAGGGTCATCCATGAGGGCCGGAGAGAAAATCCGGTCTTGCTCCGCGAGCAGGTAAAGAAGATCCCTGAAGGCAGACCCGACCGCCTTTCACGGATCGAGGCCCCAAAGGCCATGAATTATCTCGTCCCGGCCGATCAGATGAACCGGCCGAAATCCGAGCTAAGGCTCCCGCCAAGGGAAATCAAAGGACGGGGAGAAGACCCGGCGGCAACTCGGATCGAAAGGCCCGAAACAAGGCAGCCGGAGCGTTCGGGACCGGCACTGCAAGTCCAACCGGCGCCGGTTGAAAGACCCGGGCGGATCGCTCCCCCCAGGCCGGCCCAACCCGGGCAACCACCGGTAACGGACAAACCCGAATCTCAGCCGTCACGCCCCGAACAGGTACGTCCCGAACGGCAAAGGCCAGTAGTACCGGCTCCGCAATTGCAGCCCGCGCCGATCGAAAGACGTGAACGGAACATTTCGCCGAAACCCGTCTCCCCCGGACAGCCTCCGGCCGCAGGTAGACCTGAACCTCAACCACCACGCACTGAACAGGTGCGCCCCGAACAACAAAGACCGGCAGGTCCACAACCTAAACCGGTTGAAAAACCTGAACGGATCACTCCTCCGAGACCCGTTCCTCAAGGACAACCTCCGGCCATGAGCAGACCCCTGCCCCCACCTCTACGGCCCGAACAGCCACGTCCTGAACGCCTGAAACCTGAAGGGGCGGGGAAGCCCGCTGAACTCCAAAAAACACCGGAGCAGACCAAACCGCCTCGGTCCCAGGAGCAGCCCCAGGAAAAGTCGGGACAACAGGAAAGGCCCCGTTAACCCCTATCTTATCTTTTTCAGCCGGATCATCAGCCTCTGGGTGGCGGCGGTTGAAACGGTCACGATCTCCAGGTAATCCTGATACCCGGATTTTTTCACCACCACCTTATGCATGCCGGTAAGGACCCCCTCCTCATAAGTGTTGTCTTTCGAGGGCTCCAGTTTGTTTCCGTCTATGAATACTGTCGCATCAGGGGGATCGACTTCGATAAAAATCCAACCGGAAGGTCTGACATCCCGAGTTCCGTAGGATTCCGATGAAGGGGGATAATAACTGGGCGGGTAGGGTTGGGGGTAAGGATAAGGAGTGGGATAAGGGGTCCATTGCACCAGGGTCCCTTGGGACCCATTAGGTTGAGGGTTTGTAGTCAGAGCGGCGGCCGTCACCTGTGCGCCAAAGGCCAAAATAAGAGGCACCCCAGAAAAGAAGAGTATATACTTGGTAATTTTAGAACTTTTTTTTAGAAAAATCATCAGCCCTCCTTCCGATTTATTTTCACCCTTATCTTAAATCTCCTGGCACCTTGAACCTAATTCTAAGACTCTTCCTGGGCAGAGGGAAGAAAAAGTAATCTATTTCATTTTTATTATATTTCATTCTTATTATAATACGTTTGACATATTTATTTTGCCAACCCAAAAAACCTTTGATGCATATAATGTCAAGATTGCTTTACCTGTCGATTCTGTTTAACACCGGGATCAGCCTGAGCCGCAGTTTGGGGGATTGGCTGTATCCAGGTTCGTTTATTATCCCCTCTTTCGTTTTAATACCAATTTGATTGCTATGTACGGAAATAGAAAAAATATGAAATTACAGGCTTTCACAAAAGCCATCCCATAGTAATTCATCATATCGTATTCATGCCTTGATATTTGGAATAAATTAGAATGTGTCTTAAAGCCTATATCCCCGCCAAACAAAAAGAGGCAAAACCAAAATAGGGTTAATATGAAACCCATTACGAAACATCTGATCAATACCTTAGAAATAATTTCCAGTCCGTCATACCAATTCAATAATTCGTTCATTTTTCCTCCTGTTTTAAATCAGACAAAGAATGCTCCGTGGAGATCGCTATCCACCTCTTTGACCAGGGCTTCCAGACTTTTTGTACCCTGGGGCATTTCGTAAGAATGCCTTTTCAGGTCTCTTCTCATCCGATAGGGTTTCCAGACATTATTTTTTTGATGTATTTAAATTTGGCCATAGGCGAACTGGTCCATTCTTGCGGATTATCCCAGCCTGGTCTTTCCTCGTAAACGGATACATCCTGCCCTTCGACTTTAAAGATCGTCCGCAGTTTATCGCGAAGATGCGCCGGGGATCTCCGCTCAGGCAATTTTCCGACTATGTTTTCAATAAGCTTCAGTTCAATTTCACTGAATGGCATCGAGATGTTTTTCTCTTGTACACCCACATAAATCCCCACCAGACGGACAATATCTGGAACGGGTTAATGGTTTTCTGAATGAATTGAACAACGTCCCCATCCCAGAAGTAATTCCTCGTGTTTCATAGGAAAACCTCGGAAGTCCATTCTATGGAACGCTTACAGGCCTATATAAGGGTTGAATTTTACCATAAACTGATAGGAGCCGTTTCGGGTTGAAGCGATTGTCAGCGTTTCGTGTTGTCCCGCTAACTGCTTCCTTCCGCAGACCACACCTATCCGCATTGTCCTGACTTCGTAGCGTTTTCTGAAATCCTATTTCCACTCGCGCATCAATTACTGCCGCGCGGTCAAACCCTGCGCCGCGAGCAATGCATGCTCCACTTCAACTGGAAACTCCACCACTACAAAATGACTCTTGTGATAGAGGTAGTCCTCCCCGCTCTCATCCACAATTCTTAAAAGATCGTCCCTGGCGGCTGTTTCATCCGGAATGATCTCATAAATCTTTCTCAAGATCAGAGAGGCTTCGTAATCGGCATTGTCGACACAGATGGCGAAATGTTTATTGTGTTTAATCATTGACTTATTCCAAGTAACGTTTAATTTTGATATCTTTACGGCCAATCCCATGAGCTTCGTACCCGTGTAACTCAACCCACCTGATATTTCCATTGAGAAGCCTGATTTGAGCTTCGCCCTTGAGCTTTCTCCATCGCCCCGATCCATAAATTTTTTCAAGATATGCCAAATTACGGATGCCGGTCCCGACTGCGATAACCTCGATTGCTTCAATTTGGCTAATAACTTCAAATTTCAAAGCTCATCCATTCTTTCTTATAACCCGTCAAGGCTTCCAGGATTGACATGGATCTCTCTCGCTGCCACCAGTAGTCAGCTACTATCAGACATGCGCGTCTAACGATGGTCTCTCTCGACCTCCCTTTTTCACAGGGGGGGGGGGAGAAAATCTCTCCCCTTAGCCTGTCGCTCTTGATCCCCCTTTTATCAACGCAAAAATCAAACAAAAAATCAATAAAAATTTGTAATCAAAAGAAAAAAGTGCTACTTATCGGTTTAATTGATAATTCCCCTATCCTACGAAGAAAAGGATAAAAGCCATGCCGAATGATCCCTTTGAAAAATTGCGGG
Encoded here:
- a CDS encoding PEGA domain-containing protein; its protein translation is MIFLKKSSKITKYILFFSGVPLILAFGAQVTAAALTTNPQPNGSQGTLVQWTPYPTPYPYPQPYPPSYYPPSSESYGTRDVRPSGWIFIEVDPPDATVFIDGNKLEPSKDNTYEEGVLTGMHKVVVKKSGYQDYLEIVTVSTAATQRLMIRLKKIR
- a CDS encoding DUF3024 domain-containing protein produces the protein MRRDLKRHSYEMPQGTKSLEALVKEVDSDLHGAFFV